One genomic region from Alosa alosa isolate M-15738 ecotype Scorff River chromosome 12, AALO_Geno_1.1, whole genome shotgun sequence encodes:
- the ccn1l1 gene encoding LOW QUALITY PROTEIN: cellular communication network factor 1, like 1 (The sequence of the model RefSeq protein was modified relative to this genomic sequence to represent the inferred CDS: deleted 1 base in 1 codon) translates to MYSIRISLGHTSLSTLVFLTWAAVMVHCSCPEKCSCPSPAPKCPPGISSVLDGCGCCKVCARQFNQDCSSSEPCDHIKGLHCHLGAGGDPDRGLCRAEAQGRPCELNGRIYQHGEDFQPSCDHQCSCMDGVVGCMPLCPHSMPLPGWHCSRPRLARLPGRCCEEWVCDDDNRIRGGEEEEEEAARRPDELQPALPRHPDLGSNELLVAPTPWDSTAGAPEQEWISSTQSHALMPTKCFLQTTDWSPCSATCGMGVSSRVTNDNPECRLARETRLCQIRQCDADIMPLLKKGKKCQRTTRPRKPVEITFAGCSTTRRYRPRSCGSCSDGRCCEPSQTRTVRLQFHCTDGRKDFARNVMWIQRCSCSQSCERRGLASFPESLSLPNDIHTYSH, encoded by the exons ATGTATTCCATAAGGATATCATTGGGACATACAAGCCTCTCCACGCTGGTGTTTCTAACCTGGGCTGCAGTTATG GTGCACTGCAGTTGCCCTGAGAAGTGCTCCTGCCCCTCCCCTGCCCCCAAATGCCCACCGGGCATCAGCTCTGTGCTGGACGGTTGTGGCTGCTGTAAAGTGTGTGCCAGGCAGTTTAACCAGGACTGCAGCTCTAGCGAACCCTGCGATCACATCAAAGGTCTGCACTGCCACCTAGGGGCTGGAGGGGATCCTGACCGTGGTCTGTGTCGAG CTGAAGCCCAGGGTCGGCCCTGTGAGCTGAACGGCCGCATCTACCAGCACGGCGAAGACTTCCAGCCCAGCTGTGACCACCAGTGCAGCTGCATGGACGGTGTGGTGGGCTGCATGCCCCTGTGCCCGCACTCCATGCCCCTGCCAGGCTGGCACTGTTCCCGACCACGTCTCGCCAGGCTGCCAGGCCGCTGTTGCGAGGAGTGGGTCTGTGACGACGACAACCGCatcaggggagga gaggaggaggaggaggaggctgccaGGAGGCCGGACGAGCTGCAGCCTGCCCTGCCTAGGCACCCCGATCTGGGCAGCAACGAGCTGCTGGTGGCCCCCACTCCCTGGGACTCCACTGCTGGAGCTCCAGAACAAG AGTGGATCTCCTCCACCCAATCACATGCCCTCATGCCCACCAAGTGCTTCCTGCAAACCACTGATTGGTCTCCGTGCTCCGCCACCTGTGGGATGGGAGTGTCTAGTCGCGTAACCAATGACAACCCAGAGTGTCGGCTGGCCAGGGAGACACGCCTTTGTCAGATTCGCCAGTGTGATGCTGACATAATGCCACTACTCAAG AAAGGGAAGAAATGCCAGCGCACCACAAGGCCCAGAAAGCCTGTGGAGATCACCTTCGCCGGCTGCTCGACCACGCGGAGGTATCGGCCACGTTCCTGCGGCTCCTGCTCTGACGGGCGCTGTTGCGAGCCTTCTCAGACGCGCACTGTGCGGCTGCAGTTCCACTGCACTGACGGACGCAAAGACTTTGCGCGTAACGTTATGTGGATCCAGCGCTGCAGCTGCAGTCAGAGCTGCGAGCGCCGTGGCCTGGCGTCCTTCCCAGAATCCCTCAGTCTCCCCAATGACATCCACACCTACAGCCACTAA
- the pole3 gene encoding DNA polymerase epsilon subunit 3: MAERPEDLNLPNAVITRIIKEALPDGVNVSKEARRAISQAASVFVLYATSCANNFAMKAKRKTLNAGDVMSAMEEMEFERFMQPLREALEAYKKGQKGKKEASEQKKKDKEKKSDVEENDKNKDEEEEEEEHMDEEAEAENEVEDEEVEN; this comes from the exons ATGGCAGAAAGACCCGAAGATCTTAACCTGCCCAACGCTGTCATCACACGTATCATTAAAGAAGCA CTGCCAGATGGCGTAAACGTATCTAAGGAAGCAAGGAGAGCCATCTCCCAGGCGGccagtgtttttgtgttgtaCGCTACATCATG TGCTAACAACTTTGCGATGAAGGCTAAACGGAAGACCCTGAATGCTGGGGATGTGATGTCCGCTATGGAAGAGATGGAATTTGAGCGGTTCATGCAACCCCTCCGCGAAGCTCTGGAAG CTTACAAAAAGGGGCAGAAAGGTAAAAAGGAGGCCTCTGAACAGaagaagaaagacaaagagaaaaagagtgatgTGGAAGAGAACGACAAGAAtaaagatgaagaggaggaagaggaagaacatATGGATGAGGAGGCGGAGGCAGAGAATGAGGTTGAAGATGAAGAGGTTGAAAACTGA
- the rpl12 gene encoding 60S ribosomal protein L12 isoform X1, producing the protein MPPKFDPNEVKVVYMRCTGGEVGATSSLAPKIGPLGLSPKKVGDDIAKATGDWKGLRITVKLTIQNRQAAIEVVPSASALIIKALKEPPRDRKKVKNVKHSGSVALEEIVNIARVMRHRSIARELSGTVKEILGTAQSVGCTIDGRHPHDVIDDINAGKVEIASE; encoded by the exons ATGCCTCCCAAGTTCGATCCCAATGAGGTTAAAGTTG TATACATGAGGTGCACAGGAGGAGAAGTTGGTGCAACCTCCTCTTTGGCTCCCAAGATTGGTCCTCTGGGTCTG TCTCCCAAGAAGGTTGGTGACGACATTGCCAAGGCCACAGGCGACTGGAAGGGTCTGAGAATCACCGTGAAGCTGACTATCCAGAACAGACAGGCAGCT ATTGAAGTCGTGCCCTCCGCCTCTGCTCTCATCATCAAGGCTCTGAAAGAGCCTCCTCGTGACAGAAAGAAGGTGAAGAATG TCAAGCACAGTGGCAGCGTGGCCCTTGAAGAGATTGTCAACATTGCCCGTGTCATGAGGCACCGCTCCATTGCCAGAGAGTTGTCTG GAACCGTCAAAGAGATCCTGGGAACAGCTCAGTCTGTTGGTTGCACCATCGATGGCCGCCATCCCCATGATGTCATTGATGACATTAATGCCGGAAAAGTTGAAATCGCCTCT GAGTAA
- the rpl12 gene encoding 60S ribosomal protein L12 isoform X2, translated as MRAGFEAYLANLVYMRCTGGEVGATSSLAPKIGPLGLSPKKVGDDIAKATGDWKGLRITVKLTIQNRQAAIEVVPSASALIIKALKEPPRDRKKVKNVKHSGSVALEEIVNIARVMRHRSIARELSGTVKEILGTAQSVGCTIDGRHPHDVIDDINAGKVEIASE; from the exons ATGAGGGCAGGCTTTGAGGCCTATTTGGCTAACTTAG TATACATGAGGTGCACAGGAGGAGAAGTTGGTGCAACCTCCTCTTTGGCTCCCAAGATTGGTCCTCTGGGTCTG TCTCCCAAGAAGGTTGGTGACGACATTGCCAAGGCCACAGGCGACTGGAAGGGTCTGAGAATCACCGTGAAGCTGACTATCCAGAACAGACAGGCAGCT ATTGAAGTCGTGCCCTCCGCCTCTGCTCTCATCATCAAGGCTCTGAAAGAGCCTCCTCGTGACAGAAAGAAGGTGAAGAATG TCAAGCACAGTGGCAGCGTGGCCCTTGAAGAGATTGTCAACATTGCCCGTGTCATGAGGCACCGCTCCATTGCCAGAGAGTTGTCTG GAACCGTCAAAGAGATCCTGGGAACAGCTCAGTCTGTTGGTTGCACCATCGATGGCCGCCATCCCCATGATGTCATTGATGACATTAATGCCGGAAAAGTTGAAATCGCCTCT GAGTAA